A part of Pieris napi chromosome 9, ilPieNapi1.2, whole genome shotgun sequence genomic DNA contains:
- the LOC125052281 gene encoding neuromedin-U receptor 2-like isoform X2 encodes MNKTSYENDLEVWSQFLIKVFEGKPHLLNIFFVVVYLIIFFVSIIGNVLTCIVIYSVKSMHTATNYYLFNLAVSDLIVTFTNLADVYDFVTDFSKIDDFTCQLRFFFITCLWNNGILMMTILAIERYIVIWYPLLLNTSPVWKRVSKVITIIWIVAILESLPDVWSVKNIKTKTVSICFTVPTEEARTINGILALLTFVIPLAIMIFVYTMIAFKVNENEMTSSKGKIFNHRDNRRRVHKIIALTGSFLICWLPFFTYRIMIFAYDMRQLMQFEWWFSTGIRITLMNTWFSVVLNPILFSLMSTKFRRALKMLWTKKFKRECPLKIDVIA; translated from the exons ATGAATAAAACAAGTTACGAAAACGACTTGGAGGTTTGGTCTCAGTTTTTGATCAAAGTGTTTGAAGGAAAACCCCACttgttgaatatattttttgtggttGTGTACCTAATCATTTTCTTCGTTAGTATTATCGGTAATGTCCTAACTTGCATCGTCATTTACTCAGTGAAATCCATGCACACTGCCACAAATTACTATCTATTCAATTTGGCTGTTTCTGATCTAATAGTTACGTTCACCAATTTAGCGGATGTTTACGACTTTGTAACAGACTTTTCGAAAATTGATGATTTCACTTGCCAGCTAAGATTTTTCTTCATAACGTGTCTATGGAATAATGGAATTCTTATGATGACGATTCTAGCTATTGAGAGGTACATAGTAATATGGTACCCATTGCTATTAAACACATCACCAGTTTGGAAACGAGTATCAAAAGTGATAACAATCATATGGATTGTAGCAATACTGGAGTCACTACCAGATGTATGGTCagtgaaaaatataaagacgAAAACAGTATCGATATGTTTCACCGTACCGACAGAAGAAGCGAGGACAATTAACGGTATACTTGCGTTGCTTACATTCGTAATACCTTTGGCGATTATGATATTTGTGTATACCATGATAGCGTTCAAAGTGAATGAGAATGAGATGACCAGTTCTAAAGGAAAAATTTTCAACCACCGTGACAACAGGCGAAGAGTTCACAAAATAATTG CACTGACGGGATCGTTTTTAATCTGTTGGCTTCCATTCTTCACCTATCGTATAATGATTTTCGCCTACGATATGCGACAATTGATGCAATTTGAATGG TGGTTTAGCACAGGAATCAGAATAACGTTAATGAATACCTGGTTTAGTGTTGTACTGAATCCGATTTTGTTCAGTCTCATGTCTACCAAGTTTCGAAGAGCGTTAAAA ATGTTATGgacgaaaaaatttaaacgagAATGTCCTTTAAAAATTGACGTCATTGCCTGA
- the LOC125052281 gene encoding neuromedin-U receptor 2-like isoform X1, giving the protein MNKTSYENDLEVWSQFLIKVFEGKPHLLNIFFVVVYLIIFFVSIIGNVLTCIVIYSVKSMHTATNYYLFNLAVSDLIVTFTNLADVYDFVTDFSKIDDFTCQLRFFFITCLWNNGILMMTILAIERYIVIWYPLLLNTSPVWKRVSKVITIIWIVAILESLPDVWSVKNIKTKTVSICFTVPTEEARTINGILALLTFVIPLAIMIFVYTMIAFKVNENEMTSSKGKIFNHRDNRRRVHKIIVALTGSFLICWLPFFTYRIMIFAYDMRQLMQFEWWFSTGIRITLMNTWFSVVLNPILFSLMSTKFRRALKMLWTKKFKRECPLKIDVIA; this is encoded by the exons ATGAATAAAACAAGTTACGAAAACGACTTGGAGGTTTGGTCTCAGTTTTTGATCAAAGTGTTTGAAGGAAAACCCCACttgttgaatatattttttgtggttGTGTACCTAATCATTTTCTTCGTTAGTATTATCGGTAATGTCCTAACTTGCATCGTCATTTACTCAGTGAAATCCATGCACACTGCCACAAATTACTATCTATTCAATTTGGCTGTTTCTGATCTAATAGTTACGTTCACCAATTTAGCGGATGTTTACGACTTTGTAACAGACTTTTCGAAAATTGATGATTTCACTTGCCAGCTAAGATTTTTCTTCATAACGTGTCTATGGAATAATGGAATTCTTATGATGACGATTCTAGCTATTGAGAGGTACATAGTAATATGGTACCCATTGCTATTAAACACATCACCAGTTTGGAAACGAGTATCAAAAGTGATAACAATCATATGGATTGTAGCAATACTGGAGTCACTACCAGATGTATGGTCagtgaaaaatataaagacgAAAACAGTATCGATATGTTTCACCGTACCGACAGAAGAAGCGAGGACAATTAACGGTATACTTGCGTTGCTTACATTCGTAATACCTTTGGCGATTATGATATTTGTGTATACCATGATAGCGTTCAAAGTGAATGAGAATGAGATGACCAGTTCTAAAGGAAAAATTTTCAACCACCGTGACAACAGGCGAAGAGTTCACAAAATAATTG taGCACTGACGGGATCGTTTTTAATCTGTTGGCTTCCATTCTTCACCTATCGTATAATGATTTTCGCCTACGATATGCGACAATTGATGCAATTTGAATGG TGGTTTAGCACAGGAATCAGAATAACGTTAATGAATACCTGGTTTAGTGTTGTACTGAATCCGATTTTGTTCAGTCTCATGTCTACCAAGTTTCGAAGAGCGTTAAAA ATGTTATGgacgaaaaaatttaaacgagAATGTCCTTTAAAAATTGACGTCATTGCCTGA